Below is a window of Malania oleifera isolate guangnan ecotype guangnan chromosome 1, ASM2987363v1, whole genome shotgun sequence DNA.
AATAAATTCAAACCTTCACTGTGGAGCTGGACAGCATGGAGAGAATGCTAATACAGATAGAACCAACGGTCATGGCCGGTGACCATGAATCATACAAAATATCTACATCAGTGAACAAAGAACATTAGAAGTTGATCATTTTATCAAACTAGCATAAGAATGTTTAGCGCTAATACTAAAcctatatttgtgtgtgtgtgtgtgtgtgtgtgtgtgtgcgtgcgtgcgtgcaTGCGCACATGTGTGCGTGTGCCTATTTAAAAAAGCCTGAGGGAACTGCCAAGCCAGAAAAACATAGGCCATGACTACATGTATAGTAGATCAAAAATCAAACCAACTAGGAAGATGCAGCAATGACTAAAGTCGATGCTCAAATGAGATGGATCAAAGATGAGTATGGAGAGGAAAAAGAAGAGCAAATGTGCACAAAGATGAATTAGCATAATATGACCCACAAAATTACAAGTAACAATTATATACATATTATAAAGAAACCAAAAATGATCAGAATTTCAAATGTCAAGTGCTAATATGAAAACTGTCCAACTTTCCCCCTGATAATCAAGCATGCAAACATCTGACATAAAATATCAAAACAATGATACCGGGAGGTCTTGCTAATCTTAGTAAGTAGTTCTTATAAGATAATATTTGCCTGCCTAAGAATCAGGTGGTCTGGGTTTTCAGCAATTTAACCATCTTAATAATGCTCTTATTGCTAAGCTTGCTTGGCATATCTTCACTGAAGGGGATAATTTTTGAGTTAAGATTATTAAGGTCAAGTATTAGGAAaaagttttctttttttaaaatatatatatatatatatatatatatatatatatatatatatatatatatatagttcctTTTGCTAACAGAAATATTCTTGATAGGGGGTATCAGATAGGTTGTCGCTGACGGTAAATCTATTTATTTATGGGCCTTTAAGTGGACACTTCATTAGCCACCTGATAATACAAGTTAACATTGATTGGTATATTAATCTTTGTGATATTGAGGATAAGCAGTGCGACATTGGCAGACCATCTGCAGCTGTTCCTGTCAATGCACTTAATATTTTTTGGGCTATTCCTGTTCCTACGATGGAAACTGAGTATACTTTTTACTGGGTACTCTCCTCTAGTGGCCACTCAGTCAAATGCTCAAATTTAATATTATGGCTCTCATAAGTTAGCTTTACTTTTTACTTATACAACACGTGTCAAATTTTTTTGTATACGACATTGACCTGACATTTTGATTCGCAGAATGTCTACTCTTAAGAATAGATTAGTagttataataaattaattacaattagttatacaaaaaattatgttaatATCATAGAACAAATAAGaatgtgaaacattttataaGTCCATAACAAGGAATAGTTAATGAATAACTATTCCTAAATTTCATCATGGGAATGtctattcttttttttattacatgttgaatgaaataatgaGGGAATGTCTATTCCctgaataaaataataagaaacatATAAGAGAACTATTCAGTGTATTTTTTCTTATTCCAAGTAATAGTTATTCCGCAAACCAAACGAGCCATGAGCCTTAAAAATGAATGTATTGCCATCATACTTTTTAGGAACCccatattattatattttataaaaatgcagAGCAATTAAGGACAACTATTAATTCAATTCTACTCGTTTtaaagagaagaagaaatggaaaaaaaagataaataacagAGTAATTTTATGCTGTTAGATTGACAAAGATACAACACTTTATAGAACTGGAaatgtaaaatattttcttttgtttttcacTGTCTACGAAGAACGACTACAAATATTTTTATCCTTTAGTGCAAATCCTTCAGGAGCATTTAATGTTATAAAACATATCCATTTATTCATGActaaaaaacaaacaaatatatatatatatatatatatatatatatatatatttgactgTAAATGGAAACTAATTGAGAAAAGTACTTTAAATTGGAGTAGGACATAGAGGGAATGCCTCAGTGTTGGTGATGATCAGAAAACCCAGTTCATTTACAGGGATTCATTGGAAGCCTTCTTGTTACTAAGGATGCTTATTACTTCAGTCAAAATGCATTAGATTACCAACCATGCAATGCATTAAAAGAAATATTGAATTAGAAGAATACTGTCAAACCCATAAAAAACGCTACCATGCAATAGCTATATTTCTGAACCACCAAGAACTATTTAGATTGTTCTCATTTACCTCATTAGATCTCCACATACAACTAATTAATTTGTTTACTAACtcaacaatccaaaaaaaaaccaataaccattttttctaaaatgaaaatgaaggaaaaaaaacaCACCTCTATTGCAAGAACACAACCATCTTCAATatattccaaaatttccaatcaAAACCCTAAGGTTACGTTGGGTTCAGAGTGTCTAGGAACAgaacaggttttttttttttttttccctttttagcTAAGTACAAATAGAATAGTTACAATAAAAGAATTTGATAGTTTGCATAAAAGAAACATGTTATTACATAAAGCAAATGACAATCTAAAACTTAATGAGAATCCATAACAAGGAACAAACAAGGAGtaattattcccaaatttcaatatgggaatgtctattcctttcCTTCAAAGTTAGAATAATAAGGAATAAATATTACCAATATTCACAAAGTTCACCTTGTATTCCATTTTGTTTCTAGGAATAGCTATTATATGAACCAAACAAAACCTTATTGCTTTTAGGATTCTAAAGAATTATAATCAAAGAAAgagggaaatgattatgagaagaGAAACTACAGTTTGTATGATAACAGTTGTGGTTCCAATGTGGAAATTTAGATTAGAGAAAGTACACTAGAATGGGGGAAGACCATGGGGGCACTTATGGCCGCCATTGGTGTCACCATCCACAAAGGCTACAATTGAGGGCCAATACGCACCAAGGCTCCAAGCAATGAGACTATTGAAGGTGGCAATGGCCGCCATGATGGCCTCACCCACGTTGAAGGTCAATAGTATAAGTGCCACGGTGAATTCAATGGCTTCTTCCATGTGccaaaagcaataaaaaaaatttaagacagCATAGAAACTGAGATTTGagataaatttaataaaaaatggcGAAGACAACAGGAAAAGTAGACGAACAGCCTGTCAACACATAGaatgcataatttaaaaaaataataatacaacaaactACACAGCTAGCCCCTGAAGTTTCACTAGATTGCACATCATCCTAAACTTTAGATCATGCCATTTTAACTCCCTaaacttaaaatatatattaaaaaaaaggaGTTGCAATTTCGTACTTTACATCAATCTCCCTAATTTCCATTAAGTCATCTGCAATCTAGTGAAACTTCAGGGACTAGTTGTGTAATTAACccaaaaatgaataaatgcagAAAAAGGAGAGCCTGGGGAATGATGATGCACCATGAGCAGTGTTAAGAGTACCTTCACGCAGCTAGGCAAAAAGACATGACTGAATTACGAAAATACGGACATGTATAGATTAACCAGGATATTTTGGAAACCCACAATTTTGTCACATTAGGACAACAGTGAAAAGGGTTTTGGAATTAAATAGCAGTATAATTCTGTATTCAAATGTTACATCTAAGATCAAGTCTCTTTTGTGGCAAGTCACCAATGATAAGTTACCAACTAGGAATCATTTACGTAATTTGATAACTTAGCTAATTTTTCTAATCTTGACTCTGTATTTTGCACTAGTGAATCCATGGAACAAATTGTCATTTACTTCCCTTTTACTACGTGAGCTTGGGTGTGTATCCCAGGTTATAGAACTACTCGAGATCAACAGTAATATTATGAATTGGCTTTATAAAATAAGAATCCATAAAGAGAGGCAAGATTGGAGTTTGGGAAGTCGATGAAAATATGGTTTGTGTTGTCATAATGCATTTGAAAACATTGAAGTAAGTTGTTTTTCAGGGTCATGCACCAAACCCACATCAATTCTTAATTCTGCTTCCCGTTTCTTTGCAGACTTCATTTCTGGTTTTTCTGAGATACCTCACAGATTGTAGACATCCATGAAAGACATCAGATATTTGTAGGGAAATTTTTATTCTGTTAGGATTTCTCATGTTTCAAAGGCAGCACGCAGAGGTAGCAGACGCATTAACTACGGCTATACCATGTTTGGGTTTACACTTAATGCAGAGCAACACAGTTTTCCCGTCCCCTATTAGGAGAAAAGTGCTTGACAATGTTAACTGTTTCTCTTCCTCAGATGCATTTGATGTTTTGGGTTTACACTTAATGCAGAGCAACACAGTTTTCCCGTCCCCTATTAGGACAAAAGTGCTTGACAATGTTAACTGTTTCTCTTCCTCAGATGCATTTGATGTTTATTAATGGATGCTTTTAACCCAAAAAAATCCAAGCAGTAACAATGTGAGCATAAAATAGTTAGCCTACTAGCCTAGTTCAACGCAAACCTCAAAATTAGATTGTCACCAATCACTCAAACTAGTAATTAAAACATAAGGATCCACCAACGGTATTTTACAAGTGAACCAATCATGGGAAAAAATGATTTACTATCTACATGTAGCACACCATTCTGTTCACTTAAATCACAGCCTAAGAGGCCTATACAGTTCAAAGCTAAATCAGAAACCCATGATCACCAATTAAGAGAGGATGAAAAAGCAAAACCAAACAAATTCAATCACAACAAATGTAAATCAAACAGATATGATTGATCATAAACATACTTCTAAGACGTTATTCACATAGCATGCAAGCAACACTCTCTGGAAGAAAATATCTAGCAATAAGCATTCACCTGTTCTCACTGACTAACAGATGTTCAAACATATGCATTAAGCGCTACCGaaaagaaacagaaatagaaattttattttatatatataaaaagccAGACATTTTCagaacaacattttttttttggtaaaacaCCACAGTTAGCATCAAAAGCATTCCTCAAGAGCAGTGAACCTTCTCTCACCAAGAAACAATGTCAATAAAATTCATTCAGTCCTGACAGATTAAGGATCATTCAAGGACTTCAAATTCTGTCTTCCCAAAGTTTTCTTCAATGATAGTGACTAAatatacttttcttttctttttcttcatttgaTATTCTTCTACACCAGTGGGTTCCaatttccaaaaccctaaccaTGCATAACATACTTTTAATTGAGCGAGAAAATGATAATGGAAAAGAAATGTAGTCCTTCTATCCAAGGACAGCACAATGGCATACAGTTTCAGAGCAAAAAAATAGGACATAGTAGGGCTTGGGAGTCTTTGGGCACTCAGTCAATTCATAAAGTAcgaattaaaaaaagaaaaaaaaaaaaagtgggctTAGCTTTAGAATGAATTCAATTTCCAAGATATAACCatcaaaaatattattgaaatccATACCATGAAACATTGGGGATCAGATTCCAAAGTCGCAAAAGCTTCTCAGTGCTCAAGATTTCATAGAGGTGTAGCTGAGATAATCCTGCGGTCTCCTCACACTTTGTTCATTACTCACTATTTCCTAAATAATTTCTTGTAATAGGAAGACAGACTTCCAATAGGTAGGTGCCATTCTTTTTTCATACTCAATTCCATGATATGACGACAACAATTATCATAACAAGCTGTTAGGGATATGTACATCCAACCTTAAGCTATTATTCCTTCTACCAAATTACTTATCAAAGAGCTTACTTGAACATATAACTTTAGCACTTAAAGGATAAAAAGGCGAAGACTTCCAACCCCTGAATTTGCTTCCTTGACACTCTAATTCAGAAATCAAAATTACGTACATACATATGCCTATGTAGGCATATGCTATGCATGTGTTTTAACATAACAAATTATAGGTTGCAAAGTTTTAGACAATCATAGGCATcaatttcagaaaaaaaaatatcCAAATGAAAAAAAGGATAATAAGTGAACTATGATGATGCTAATCAGGGGCGACAAATGCAATAGAAAAAAGTAATCATAAAAACTGCAAATTTACCTAAACAAATATGGCCATTGCTGTAAATATGAGGATGCAGTGGCGCAGGCTGCAGAAATATCACCTGAACAACGCACAAACGTCACACTTACGCGAATCAAAATGAATACATACAGAAGTACCTAATTAAACAGAGAAATTGAAATTCAAGCAaggaaatgaagaaaaaaaaaatgatcagaATACAGAATCTAGTAATTGCATGTATACCTGCGGAGCTTCCATGGGGTAATGCTCAGGAAAGTCCACCTGAAGCTGATAAGTTTCGCTAGCGTAAAGAGTTCCGGGTGCTCCATTCACTTCAATAACCCACCTTCGCATCGCAAATTATAAGAATTAACATTAaagcttcaaaaatataaaatcagGCATTAACAATCAAAATCCGTGCAAATTAAGCTTTATAAAACGAATGAGAAGGGGTTTACAGGAAGTAGGTTAGCGacaaattcaaaaccctaagaaAAATTGACAGACCTTTGGAGATTATCGGAGACTTTGTGCTTGAAGCCGGCAGGAGGATTGACCTGCCACTCAACCAACTCTTTCTGGAGTCTATTGCAGGCAATCTTGCTCAGCGTCTAAACATAACATAGAATCAATGAACAGTAAAAACTTGAAGAACAGAGACAGATGCATATAAAGAAAAATAGACCTAAAAAATTAAggcagagagagaaagagaaagagagagacctTGCGAGAGGTAGCTGAGGAACTGGTCATGCTTCCCTCTGCAATGGcggatgagagagagagatgttgacGAGGAGGACGAAGGAAAGGATGTCGCCGCACGTAGCCCGTCGAGTTCCGCACTAATAATTActatttatcctttttttttttctccaactGTCTGTATTTTTCAATTATGAAAGCAAGGGCAAGTCGGCAACTTGCCCGAACGGCGTCGTTTAGCGCGCTTTGGGTTTGGGAGTTTAACTAGTGTCATTTTCGTAATGTTGGAGGTATGCATAAAGTAGCAAATCTTTCATGTTCTGTTGccaaatattttctatatttatattttccctaaatatttatttataaaattttttactAAGGTAAATTCTCTGGTATCATCAACTCTCCGCCTCTTCACTTTTtaatatctcttttttttttttttttttccttcttgtaCTTTTTGGTTTAGAAGAATCTTTAAGTGTAAGAGCACCAAATAAGGTAGGGTACaatttgtaagctcaataaaataaaattatttcaagttttaaaaagttaatagaaaattaattaatcaatttttaaACCCGTTGAAtctttaaatataatttaaaattttaaagtcagTATAAATTCTTTCATAAtaatcaacaaattaattttaatattcgATATTAAAATTTAAGCATCAAGAGTGTAAtacaattatttttatttctaagttactaaaaatgagtataatgttatatataatatatatttatatatttataatatattgatTTAACTCAATTAATTATGGTCATTGAAAATGTCAAATTGAAACTAAATCAAcaagaaaaattttaatttcttaataaaaatttattaactaatttttaaaaatttaataataaataaatttgaacATGGTAAAGTTAGACTTGACTTGGCTCATTTATAACCTTAAACAATAGTCATCTATGATTATGATTAATTATTCATAACTCTCCTTAATCTTAGGGGATGTTTGCAATCACCATCAAAATTTACAAGgacaaaaactaaaaacaaaaactagaaaaCGAAAGCCAACAACTCGTTTGGTTATTATGTCAAAACTAAAGCAAGTTGAAAAAAATGATTGAGCAATGCTCATTGTGGTCCTTAAATcaatcaataattaaataatataattgaaataataaagcataaaagaatacaaattaaaaacattataatgaaaaattattacaattattttagttAACATTGTATTTCATAATTTACTTTACAAGAACAATGTTATTGTATATggcaattgaaaaatatttaaaatattttttaataatttaaattattttttagaaatttaaaaaatttatagatATTGTCGATACTAGGCTTGGCGACCATTTGAAGATCAAACTAGTGCAAATAACCAATATATTGATTATGTAACTTATCTCAATTTAGAAAACGGAGTtgccactttattttaatttgaaaaggtaaaataaaggaaaattttttttttcaaggaattCAAAGAACTAACATCTTATAGCACCCATTCTACAAATGATTCTCATACTTATGTGTGTATCTCCCTTTTAGAAAGCAATTTTATGAAAAGTGACCACTTTAAAGCATGAAATATAAGTTGAAGCTATGGTTGATTGACCGTGTGCTGAGACCGAGCTATTGTCTGCTACAACTTATCCtttcttttgtgttttttttttaccaaaaagAAAAACACTTATATCGCTTCAACATCTTTTGAAAAGATTTTCATAGGGGTCATATAAAGGACTTAACCTCATCAAAACCCCACTATTATCAGTGCAAGCCTAGCCTTTAGGCAGTTAAGGTGTTTGCCTAGGGCACCAAAAATGTTGGggctcccaaattttttttaatgtaataatattaacattatttatgatgttaTCTTTTCATATATTGACTTTCCCACTATcaagtaaatgaaattgtattttaaattataaaataaatgcaatttaattctttttttttcaagtctcaatgtATTTATAAAAAAGATAGCTTGTTTTTCAAATGCATTTATTGCTTATAGTATTAACAATACCTATGATAGTAACTTCTgtagaaagaaattttttaaaacttaacaacaacaacaacaataacaacaaaatcgagccttagtcccactaagtggggtcgactatatgaatccttttccgccaatttatgcgatcatagaccatttcttttgatagattcaaagatattaaatccttactcacgatctcctcccaagttattttaggtctacccctaccccttctactgccccccacagtaactaagtcactcttcctcacaggtgcactataaggcttacgttgcaagtgtccataccatctgagtcttccttcccttatcttatcttgtataggagctacacctaacttaccacgaatatgttcattccttaatttatctttcaatgttataccactcatccatctaagcatcctcatctcgacaacttttactttttggatattatgtttcttcgtcgcccaacattctgatccatatagcatagctggtcttatagctgtcctataaaacttccctttcaattttaagggtattctacgatcacatagaacacttgaaaaacttctccattttacccaacctgctttaactctatgcattacatcatcttcaatttctccttcagcttgcataatagattcaaggtatcgaaatctacaagtgctatttatttcttcatcatcaagtttaactttgtctccaatattcctcctatcattactaaaattacatttcatatattctgttttatttctacttatcttaaagcctctagattccaaaacttctctccataattctaactcaacctctactccatccctagtttcgtcaatgaatacaatatcatctgcaaacaacatacaccatggaacctccttttgaatactcttagtcaattggtccatcactaaagcaaaaagataaggactcaaagcagatccttgatgtacacctatggtaattggaaattctctagtttctccatctatagtctttacactagtcattactccatcgtacatatccttaatgacatcggtatacctacaacatacaccctttttttctaaaacccaccatagaacttccctaggtatcctatcatatgctttctcaaggtcaataaatatcatatgcaagtcccttttcttttccttaaacttttccaataattttcttaaaagataaataacttctgtggtagatctcccaagcataaaatcaaattgattttctgagatcttcgtttctaaccttaatctttgttcaactactctttcccatagtttcatcgtatgactcataagtttaattccacgatagttattacaattttgaatatctcctttatttttgtatataggtattaaagtgcttttcctccattcatctggcattttcttagtttttacaattgtattaaataaattagttaaccatataattccgttatcacccaagcatttccaaacttcaattgggatgttatctggtcccataactttcctatttttcatcttttttagtacaaacttaacttcgttaactttaatttttcgaataaatcttatatttttagtcttttcctcatttgacaattctaaatttaagccttctatttggttttcgttaaacaacttactaaagtaacttcaccatctttctttaatatcttcgtccttaaccaagacaatatcatcctcactttttatacattttacatttcctaaatccttgttcttcctttttctagctttagcaagtttaaatatatttcttttcccttcttttgtacctaatctatcatacaaactattaaatgatctatatttagcttcactaacggtcctttttgcatcttttcttgcctccttatatttttcaaagttatcgctgtttctacatttttgccacgttttataccaaattctttttgtctttatgattttttatacatctttatcccaccaccaactttctttgctatttgagaatcttccccttgatttgcctaaaatctcttttgctatctttttaatagagctagctaatctactccaaagagtatttgaatctatcccatcctctaaggtccaatccccatctttgatcattttatctttaaattttattatattttctccttttaggttccaccatctagttctcttacactggtttattttatcctttttctttcattttttaatgcatatatctaacactaagactctatgttgtgtggttagactttcacttggaataactttacaatccttgcatcatacacgatctaccctcctagttaaaaaaaaatatatttgacttctattttgtctacttttaaaggttattaagtgttcttctctcttcttaaagcaagtattcattatactaaaatcatatgacatagcaaagtctaagatcatctccccagactcatttttgtctccatatccatatcctctatgtatcctttcataattttttttgtctccatatccatatcctctatgtatcctttcataatttttattatctcttccaacatgtccattcagatctcctcctataaatattttctcagtccctggtatgccttgtataatactatccata
It encodes the following:
- the LOC131147025 gene encoding probable ubiquitin-conjugating enzyme E2 16, whose translation is MTSSSATSRKTLSKIACNRLQKELVEWQVNPPAGFKHKVSDNLQRWVIEVNGAPGTLYASETYQLQVDFPEHYPMEAPQVIFLQPAPLHPHIYSNGHICLDILYDSWSPAMTVGSICISILSMLSSSTVKQRPEDNDRYVKNCRNGRSPKETRWWFHDDKV